The DNA segment GGGCGCCGCGCGAAGACGGATGGGAGGGATCGTGAAACGAATCATGATCGCAGGAATGGCACTGGTCCTGTCCAGTTGTGGCGGCACGAAGCAGTCGCCGACGGGCGATGCGCTGGAATCGTACTTGGTACAAGGGGCCCGCGCGGAAGGTTCTCCTATTGCATCGGTACCTTCTGAGTCCACCGCGGCAACCGGAATCTCGACTGATTCGGCAGGGGTGCAGTGGGTTACCTCTATCCCAGCGGGCGTGCAGTTCTCGAAGACCGAAATCACAGTGGATCAATACCGGGCGTGCGTGGATGCGGGAAAATGTACGGAGGACGGCGTGACGATGCCATACCGCCTCGAACGCGAACAACCCACAGGCGCGAGGTACTGCAACTGGGGCAAAGCGGATCGGGGAAATCACCCGATGAACTGCTTGGACTGGCAGCAAGCGGCAGATGTCTGTGCATGGTTCGGAGGAAGACTCCCGTCCGGTGAAGAGTGGTATGCGGAAGCGTCGAACGGTGGAACGCGCAAGTGGCCCTGGGGGGCGGACCCGACGGCGAGTTGCGACTACGTAGTGATGAGTAATTCGAGGCCGGGGAGGGGGTCAGAGGGGGCCGGCTGTGGACGAGGTACGGCGTGGCCGGTTTGCTCAAAACAGCGTGGAAACAGCGTGTCGGGGCTGTGCGACATGAGCGGCAACGTGATGGAGTGGACGTCGCAGGATTCAGAACTCGGCGAAAAGCTAATCTGCGGTAGCGATCTAGGGATGGTTAAACCTTCGCTTCTCAGCTCGGATTGTCAGTGGCGGGATGCGCCTGAGACCCGGAATTCCACCCTTGGCGTTCGATGCGCTCGAGCGTCTGAAGAAGAAGCGCAGAAGGGCGACGAAGAAGGGGTGGTCAGTAACCAGGCGGAGGAGGCTCCTACCGACGAGCACGAAGAGAAAGCCCAGCCAGCGACCGAGAAGAAGAAGACGAAGAAGGAAGTGAAAGAGGAGGCGGCTCGTCAGAAGGCCGTCCTTGCGTACGCCGATAACGTGCCGGAGAGAATCAGCGCTCTCCACATTCAGACGGAGGGAGACGGCTTCATCGGCTACTTCGCGCTTTCTACTTCCCAGGACGAGCCATCGGTTTCTTCGGGGCAGCTCACCCTGACGATAAACCTGACGAGCCGCGGGATGCTTGTCGAGAAAGAATACTACTACACGGGTGAAATTAGAGCCGAAGACTACCGGGAGGCCACTATTGGCCTCGGTGTTTTTGCGAGAGGAGCGATCGTGTACCGGTTACCCTACGTCAAGTGGTCAGATTTCTTGGGCCGTATGGTCTCGCTCGCGGGACCACGTGGTTTTGACAACACCTACGCTTACCAGGCAACGGTTCGTCTTGTGACCGACGACGGTATTGTTCTCGAATCCTCGACCGATTTCCGCCCCTGATCCGGTTCCAGCGAGACACTCGGTTGTCCACAAACCGGTCCCTTTGTGTCCTAAATGCCTTGCATATGTAAGACATAATGATTACATTCTGGTTAGGAGAGACCGGGATGAAAGCCAAGACCAAACGTAACCGACACGACGAGCACCGGGTAGTGGGCTACCTCCGGGTGTCTACCGACGAGCAGGCCCTCGGACCAGAGGCACAGCGGGCCTCCCTGGAGCGCTGGTGCCGGGAGCGGGGCGCCGTCCTCGTCGCCGTGTTCGAGGATCGCGGGGTGTCCGGCGGTGCCGCTCTGGAGCGCAGGAAGGGTCTTCTGGCCGCGCTCGACGCGCTCGACGACCTGGGAGCAGGGGTGTTGCTTGTGGCGAAGAGAGACCGTCTCGCGCGCGACGTGATACTGGCCGCCATGACCGAGCGCTTGGTCGAGCGCAAGGGAGCGAAGGTCGTCGCGGCCGATGGAACCGGCAACGGCGACGGTCCTGAGGCGCAGCTCATGAGGCACATGGTGGACGCGTTTGGCGAGTACGAGCGCGCCTTGATCCGCGCCAGGACCCAAGCGGCGATGAACGTCAAACAGGCACGAGGCGAGCGCGCGTCCCGGTGGTTGCCGTTCGGGTCTTCGCTTGCGGCGGATGGCGTGCACCTGGAGCCCAACGCCGAGGAGCAGGAAGTGATCGGCCTCGTGAAGCAGCTCCGCGCCGACGGGCTGTCCATACGGGCGATCGCCGATCGATTGAACGCCGAGGGCCGACAGGCGCGAGGCGCGAAGTGGCACAAAACCAGTGTCAGCCGCGTTCTCGACCGGGCGGCATGATCGATCTGGCGAGGGCTCGCCGCATCAGGCACGGTCTGGAGCGGCTGACGGAGATTGTAGGCACGAACTCGAGACTGGCCGCGCGCGCTCGAGCGTGGCTTGTTGTTGAAGAGAAGGAGGACGCTATGGTGCAAGATGCGACGGTGACGATCAGGCTGCCTCAGGATCTCCTCGACCGGGCCGAAAAACTGATCCCGCGACTGGAGAAGCAGGGAGCGCTTGCGGCGACGAGAGTGAGCAAGGCGGTTGTGATCCGGCTCGCGCTGCTCCGCGGACTGGATGCGATCGAGAGCGAGTTGAAGGCCAGTCGAAAGCGTTCGTGAGAACCGACAGCCACATCTTTGTCAGGGGAACATGAGCCGGCGATCCTTGAAACGGGCACATGCAACTCAGTCTTGGTCTTGGTACTGATCGTCGTAGTCCTCAGCTCGACGCTGCCACACCTCCCGAAGCGCATCGAAAACAGCGTCAACTTCCTCGGCAGAGAACCCGATCACGCGAAAGAAGAAGCGAAGCCGGTCCTCTTGCCCCAGGTAGGAGCCGAACGCCGGCTTCGGGATCATCGGGCAAGGTCTGGTTCTGTAGTTGTCGAGCGTCCGCTTGCCGAGCCCAAGCAGGTTCGCCACGCGCCCATAGGCACACTCATGAGGACCACCCTCACTACTGATCACCGACCTGGATACCGCGTCGAGGAAGCTCATCTTCGCGTTGCGGAACTCGTCGGTGGGAAGGTGACTCTCCAGAAGGAACACGAGAGCCGCTCGCAGGTCGTCGTGCGTGAAGGAGTCGTCCTTCTGGAACCTGCCGTACAGCTTCGCCACCTCGTCCGCGAGATCTCGGTAGAGGCTGTTGACGTGGTCCGTCTCCTGCCCCGGGCGGGGCTTGAGCAGGACGGGCACGACTTTCCCGAGCACCTTCTCGGCGGCCGGGTCTCGAGCGTCCGGACCTCGAGCACAGTAGGCGGCGGCCAGATCCAGGAAGATCCTGAGCGCCGTGCGGATCTCTTGGTCGTCGAGTTGCGGGACCATTCCGGGGCCAAATCTCCGTTCGATGTGGCAATCGCCACAAGCCGTGTCTAACATGGTCGGGGAAAAACCGAGGCGTTACAAGCCTCACAACGCGAGCAGGGCGAGAAGTGTCAGCTCATAACCCGAAGGTCGTAGGTTCAAATCCTGCCCCCGCTACTGAAAGCCTCCGGTGAAAGCCGGGGGCTTTCGTCTTGTTAGGGCATTTCTGCAACTTCGCTCCCTGATGCATTTCGGTCCGTTGCCCAACTGTTGCCCAATCCCGACCACGGACGGTCGAGATCCTCGACCGCCTGGGCCGTCACCGCCGGCGCCAGGTGCGAATAGCGGACCGCCATCGCGATCGTGCTGTGACCGAGCACCTCCTGCACAACCCGGATCGACTGGCCGCGCATGACGAGGTGGCTCGCGGTGCTGTGCCGGAGCTTGTGCCACGACGGCTCGCGCGGGATCCCTGCGCGCCGACAGATGCGGGCGAGCGCCCGGTCGGCCGTGCTCTTCGGGATCCGCGAGCCATCGGCAGAGGCGAAGACGAGGTCGTCGCCCTCGGTGTTCCCCTCCTGATTCTCCTTGAGCGCCGCCAACACCTCGGCCGTATGGGTGCTCAAAGCCACAGAACGCCCCCTGTTGCTCTTAGGCAGCGTGGTGTAGCCCCGGGAGTGGCTCCGGCGAACGTCGACGCGCCGGGCTTCCAGGTCGATGTCCGACCATCTCAGCTCGAAGATCTCGCCGCGCCGGGCACCGGTCCGCAGGGCGAACAGGATCGCCGCGTGCCAGGTCGGGTCATTTTCCGCCCTGGCGGCGGCGAGAAGCCGCTCGCTCTCTCCGAAATCGAGGAAGTCGAAATCGGACGACGGCGCCGTGGGCAACTTCATCCGGGGCGCTGCAGCGATGGTGCCCGTCTCCTCGGCGTAGTGCAGCACCTTGGACAGGAGCGCCAAGGCGTTGCGCACGCTCTTCCTGCCGAGCCCGGTGCCGAGCAGCTTCGCCTTGAGCTTGTCGGCCTCGAGCGCGCCGATCGCGTCGATCCGGGTCGGGCCGAGCTCCGGCAGCAGGTAGAGCCGGAAGAGCTGCCGGTACAGGTCGGCGGTGCGCGGCTTGCAGTTGGGCACCGCGTGCCAACTTTGTAGGCGGTGGTCGAGGAGAAGAAGAAGTAGACGGGCGGCTCCGCGATCCGCGGCGTCGCCCGGCCCGGCCGTAGAGGTCGGGTTTGGGGTCGAGGCATGCACATTCCACTGATCACTTGAATTCCAGTGACCACTTGAAGTAGACTCTCCTCCGGATGAAGCATTCCGATCCCATCGAGCTGGTGAAGCAGGCGCTCGGCGCGTCGCTATCTGGCTGCTATTTCAAGAAGGGCGGCGCGAAACGGGGCGGACCGGAGCTCGTCATCGTCTGCCCACCCTCGAAGTACGCGGCCCGGCTCGTGGCCGTGACCGCGCCGCGGGTCTCGGACGTGCTCGGCCGCCTGGCGGTCGCGATCCTCGAACGCGCCTCGTGGTGCGCGCCCGACGGGCTGTCGCCGTTCATCGCCGTGCTGATGCCGGCCTTTGGCCCGAAGATGGTCGAGGCGGTGCGCGACTTCATCGAGCAACACGCCGGCGACGTGTCGTGGATGCTCGTCAACCCGCAGGGTGGCCACCACCTGGAGATGAAGAGGAAGACGGGCGTCATCGTCACCGACCACGCCGCAGAGACGCCGTCGCAGCCGCAGCGGCCGAGCAACCGCAGGGGCTCGCTCTTCTCCGATCTCTACCGCTGGATGCTGAAGCTCCTGCTCCTGCGCGACGCGCCGGCGCCGTACGAGGCGCCGTTCCGCGGCAAGGTCGCGAACCCCACGCACCTGGGCCGCGCCGCGCAGGTGTCGGTGGAGACCGCGCACCAGTTCGTGCGCGCCTTCGCGGAGCGCGACTTCCTCCGCGTCGAGCGGGGCGACCTGAAGCTCGTGCGGCGCAAGGAGCTGCTCGAAGCCCTGCTCACCGAAGAGCGGCAGGCTTCCCCGGTCTGGACGCACGCGCGCCCGGCGGACGGCGGGACGTTCGACCTGGACCACATGCTCGCCTCGCGGCCGGCGGGCGGGATCGCGGTCGGCGGCTTCGAGGCGTGCCGCCGCTACGGGCTCCTGCACACCGCGCCGGGCGTGCCGCTGCTCCTCCTCGAAGGCCCGCCGAACGCCCTCGTCGCCGCGTGGGATCTCGATTACTGTGGACCGCGTGAGGCCCAGATCGTGATCGCCGAACCTCGATACCGCGCCTCGGTGTTCCGCGCCGTCACCCACGTCGGCGGCGTCCGGGTCGTGGATCTCCTCCAGGCCGCGCTCGATGTCGTGCCGGTGCCCGGACGCGGCTTCGAGCAGGCCGAGCTCGTCGTCGCGGAGATCCTCTCGTGGGGCGGTGCATGACCATCCGGCTGCCCGCGGAGATGGAGGACGCGCTGCGGGATCTGGGCGCGTGCCTCGCGAGCCTCGGGCCGTACCGCGACCGGGCGGTGCTCGCGGGCGGGATGGTGCCCGTGCTCTACCGCCACATGGAGTCGGTGCGCGAGGTCGACCGCGTTCCGCTCGCGACGTTCGACCTCGACATCGCGCTCCCGGCGAAGCTCGCGGCGCGGGGACAGCCGCGCATCGCCGATCTGCTCGAAGGGGCGGCGTTCGAGTCGCGGCTGCGGGGCTCGGACGATCCGCCGGTCGCGATCTACCAGCACGCGCGACACGGACGCGACGGCGTCGCGCCGATCCACGTCGAGTTCCTCGCCCCGCTCGTCGGCCCCGAGACCGATCGCGCCGGGGAGCAGCGGCGGCTCGTCGAGGTGCAGCGCGGCTTCCACGCACAGGCGCTGCGCTACATCGGCCTGCTGCTGGAGCATCCGCTCGTCGTCCGCTCCGACCGCGTGCCGGCGCTCCACGTCCCCGCGCCCGGGATCGAGCTCCGCGTCCCGCACCCGGCGATGTTCGTGCTGCAGAAGATGCTCTGCCGCGACGCGCGCCCCGTGGCCAAGCGGGACAAGGACCTCGCATACGTGTTCGACGTGGTGACGCTCTTCGCCTCGCGCTGGGCCGAGATGGGCGAGGTCGCCCGCGATGTATCGTCCGGAAGCGCGGCGCACGCGTCCTGGATCGTCAACGCGACGAAGCGGCTGACCGCGCTGTTCGCGTCGCCGACGGCGGACGGCCCGATCTCCGTGCGGCGCGTGTACGGCGGGTCGGGATCTGCGACCGCCCCCTCCGAGGACGGGGTGTTCCGGATCGTCGGCCGCTTCCTCGACGAGTCCGGGCTGCGCGCCGGGTGACGCTCGTTTCCTGCCCCCGCTACCGAAGAGAAACCCGGCAGCCGCAAGGCTCGCCGGTTTTTTCTTGTCCGGCCTCAGGGCATCGCGGCAACACTGTCACCCTCGAACTGTCGCAAAAAAAACACACCTCATCGAAAAACCGGCGGATTTTCGGGCCCGTCGCCATGGTTCGGATTTTGCAACCCATACTCGGGCATGGGCACCTCATGGAAAACCGCCATCGCAATCTGTCCCGCCGGACCGGCGGCCGGGACCGTCGGCCGGAAGCTCCTGGGCCTCGACATCGGCGAGCGGCTCCTGCTCGCCCTTGCGCACGCCGGGGTCGAGCGCGTCCTGTGCGTCGGGCCGGGTGAGCGACCCCGTTGTGCGCGCGCCGCCATTCGGGTCGACGAGCTGAAGCCCGGCTCCCTCGCGGTGCGGGAGCGGGCCGTGCTCCTCCCCGCGGATCTCGTCTTCGACCGCCGCCTCGTCGAGGCCAAGGGCGCCCTCCCCGCGGATCTGCCGCTACGGGAGGTCACCGCCGCCTCGGTCGGCGGGCTGCTCGCGCTCCCCGAAGAGCACCTCGATAGGCTCGGCGTCGGAAGCACCGGCGGCGCGGGGAAGGGCTTCGCCGTGCGGGTGACGGATCCTTCGTCCGCGCGCGGGGCCGAGCGCTCGCTCCTCGCGTCGCTCCGCAAGCCGACCGACGGGATCGTCTCGCGCCTCCTGAACCGCCGGATATCGCTCGCCGTGACGCGCCTCGTCGTGCGCACCCGCCTGCGCCCCAACCACCTGACGATCATGCTCATGGCGCTCGGCCCGCTGGCGTTCGCGGCGGCGGCGTTCACGGGGTCGTGGTGGGGCCTCGTGCTCGCGGGGCTCCTCTACCAGGCGCACTCGGTGCTCGACGGGTGCGACGGGGAGATCGCACGGCTCACCTACCGCTTCTCGCGGACCGGCCAGTGGCTCGACTCGATAGGCGACGCCCTCGCGAACTACCTGTTCTGCCTCGGGCTCGCGTTCGGGCAGGCGCACGCCCACGGCTGGACCTGGCTCTACGTCGCGGGCGCGCTCCTGTTCGCCATCCAGTGCCACGCCTCGGGGATCAACATCCGGCGGGGCGCGCGGATGGGCTCGGGCGATCTCCTCTCCGTGCCGAACGCCCTCACCGGCGGGCCGCCGCGCGGAGCGTTGGGGCGGTTTGCGCGCGGGTTCCACGCGGCCGCGAGACGCGACGTCTACGCGCTCATGACCGCCGTGCTCGCAGCGGCGCAGCTCCCCCTCGTCGCGCTCGGCGTGTTCGCCGTCGGCTCCGTCGTGCTCGCCTGCGCCATGACCCTGAACGAATGGCGGCTGCGCGCGCTGGAGCGGGAGGGCCGCGCCCTGCCGGACCCGGCGATGCCGGTCTCCATCGGCGGCCGCGAGCTCGGGCGCGCAGCCTGAACGCGGAGAGCCTCCCCGATCACCTTGATCACCCTCGCCGGGCAGTGTTACGTTGCCGACGCTGGGAGGCCCCATGGAGTTTCGATTCACCGAGGAGCAGGAGTTCTTCCGGGCCGCGGTCCGGGACGCGGTGGACAAGCTGATCCGCCCGCGCGCCGCGGCGATCGACGAGGCGGACGACTTCCCGCGCGATCTGTGGAACGAGTTCGCGGCGCTCGGCTACCTCGGGCTGCGCCACCCCGAAGTGTACGGCGGCATGGACGCCGACGTCGTCACCTCGATGATCTTCTATGAGGAGCTCGCGCGCGGCTCGTGCGGCTTCTCGATGTCCGTGACGATGCAGATCCTCATGGGCACCTACTTCGTCGGCCGCTTCGGGAGCGAGGAGATCAAGCAGCGCGTGCTCGTGCCCGCAATCCGCGGCGAGAAGATCGGCACGATCTGCTTCACCGAGGATCAGTCCGGCTCGGACCTCGGCGGCACGCGCACGACCGCGACGCGCAAGGACGGCGGCTGGGTGCTGAGCGGCCGCAAGATGTGGATCACGAACGGCCCGATCTGCGACTTCTGTACCGTGCTCGCGACCACGGATCCGGCGAAGGGGATGGAGGGCCTGAGCTTCTTCCTGGTGGAGGCCGGGACGCCCGGCTTCGCTCGGGGGCAGAGCATCCACAAGCTCGGCTCGCACGGTTCGGTCACGGGCGAGCTGATCTTCGACAACGTCTTCGTGCCGGATGAGAACCTGCTCGGCGAGGGTCCCGGCAACGGCGTGAGGTACACGACCGCGATCCTGAACGAGGTGCGCGTCATGACCGCGCTGAACGCCTGCGCCATCGCGAACGAGGCGATGGAAGACGCGCGGAAGTACGCGCAGGATCGCGCGGCGTTCGGCAAGCCGATCGCCCAGTACCAGCTCATCCGCTCCAAGTTCGGGAGCCACTGGGCGTGGTACGAGGCCGCGCGCCTGCTCGCCTACAAGGCCGCCTGGATGATCCAGGAGGGGCTCGACTGCCAGTACGAGTGCATGCTCGCCAAGATGTTCGCCACCGAGATGTGCCAGTCGGCTGTCGACGAGGCGAGCCGCATCTACGGCGGGAACTCCTACGCCATGGAGTACGCGCAGCAGCGCTGGTTCCGGGACGCCCGGTTCACGCTGTTCGGCGGCGGCTGCCACGAGGTGCTGCTGAATACGCTCGGAGCGGCCTATTTGAGAAGAGGGGGAAAATAGGAACCCATGGTTCCCAGGATTCCCATCGAGAGGCTCCCATGGCGCTGAAGATCGCGGTGCTCGTGAAGCAGGTCCCCGACCTGGAGGCGATGATCGAGATCGCGCCCGACGGGCAGCTGCGCATCGAGGACAGGTACGTCTGCGCGTTCTTCGACGAGATCGCGGTCGAGGCGGCGCTCGGCGTCAGGGCGGCGGTCCCGGACGCGGAGCTCGCGGCGTTCTCGGCCGGCGGCCGCCGCGCGATCGACGCGCTGCGCAGGGCCGTCGCGATGGGGATCGATCAGGTGGAGCAGCTCGGGGACGAGAGCCTGGAAGGCGCGGACAGCCTGACGGTCGCCGAGGTGATCACGGCGCGGCTCCGGACGTTCGGCCCGTCGCTCGTGCTCGCGGGCAAGCAGGCTGGCGACGACGACATGGCCGCGGTCGGGCCGATGGTCGCCGGGCTGCTCGGCATCCCCCACACGAGCGCGGCCGTCTCCCTCCGCGTCGACGCCGCCGGCGGCTCGATCGAGGTCGATCGCGCCGTCGAGGGCGAGCTGCTCACGCTGCGCGCCCCGCTCCCGGCGCTCGTCACGGCGGAGAAGGGGCTCGCGGTGCCGCGCGTCCCGGTCGTGATGCGCGTCATGAAGGCGATGAAGGCGAAGATCCCGAACGTCCCGCTCGCGGAGCTGGGCGTCGCGGCGCCCGCACCGGGGGCACGGCTGC comes from the Pseudomonadota bacterium genome and includes:
- a CDS encoding recombinase family protein is translated as MKAKTKRNRHDEHRVVGYLRVSTDEQALGPEAQRASLERWCRERGAVLVAVFEDRGVSGGAALERRKGLLAALDALDDLGAGVLLVAKRDRLARDVILAAMTERLVERKGAKVVAADGTGNGDGPEAQLMRHMVDAFGEYERALIRARTQAAMNVKQARGERASRWLPFGSSLAADGVHLEPNAEEQEVIGLVKQLRADGLSIRAIADRLNAEGRQARGAKWHKTSVSRVLDRAA
- a CDS encoding site-specific integrase — encoded protein: MPNCKPRTADLYRQLFRLYLLPELGPTRIDAIGALEADKLKAKLLGTGLGRKSVRNALALLSKVLHYAEETGTIAAAPRMKLPTAPSSDFDFLDFGESERLLAAARAENDPTWHAAILFALRTGARRGEIFELRWSDIDLEARRVDVRRSHSRGYTTLPKSNRGRSVALSTHTAEVLAALKENQEGNTEGDDLVFASADGSRIPKSTADRALARICRRAGIPREPSWHKLRHSTASHLVMRGQSIRVVQEVLGHSTIAMAVRYSHLAPAVTAQAVEDLDRPWSGLGNSWATDRNASGSEVAEMP
- a CDS encoding nucleotidyltransferase domain-containing protein, producing the protein MGRCMTIRLPAEMEDALRDLGACLASLGPYRDRAVLAGGMVPVLYRHMESVREVDRVPLATFDLDIALPAKLAARGQPRIADLLEGAAFESRLRGSDDPPVAIYQHARHGRDGVAPIHVEFLAPLVGPETDRAGEQRRLVEVQRGFHAQALRYIGLLLEHPLVVRSDRVPALHVPAPGIELRVPHPAMFVLQKMLCRDARPVAKRDKDLAYVFDVVTLFASRWAEMGEVARDVSSGSAAHASWIVNATKRLTALFASPTADGPISVRRVYGGSGSATAPSEDGVFRIVGRFLDESGLRAG
- a CDS encoding CDP-alcohol phosphatidyltransferase family protein; this encodes MGTSWKTAIAICPAGPAAGTVGRKLLGLDIGERLLLALAHAGVERVLCVGPGERPRCARAAIRVDELKPGSLAVRERAVLLPADLVFDRRLVEAKGALPADLPLREVTAASVGGLLALPEEHLDRLGVGSTGGAGKGFAVRVTDPSSARGAERSLLASLRKPTDGIVSRLLNRRISLAVTRLVVRTRLRPNHLTIMLMALGPLAFAAAAFTGSWWGLVLAGLLYQAHSVLDGCDGEIARLTYRFSRTGQWLDSIGDALANYLFCLGLAFGQAHAHGWTWLYVAGALLFAIQCHASGINIRRGARMGSGDLLSVPNALTGGPPRGALGRFARGFHAAARRDVYALMTAVLAAAQLPLVALGVFAVGSVVLACAMTLNEWRLRALEREGRALPDPAMPVSIGGRELGRAA
- a CDS encoding acyl-CoA dehydrogenase family protein, encoding MEFRFTEEQEFFRAAVRDAVDKLIRPRAAAIDEADDFPRDLWNEFAALGYLGLRHPEVYGGMDADVVTSMIFYEELARGSCGFSMSVTMQILMGTYFVGRFGSEEIKQRVLVPAIRGEKIGTICFTEDQSGSDLGGTRTTATRKDGGWVLSGRKMWITNGPICDFCTVLATTDPAKGMEGLSFFLVEAGTPGFARGQSIHKLGSHGSVTGELIFDNVFVPDENLLGEGPGNGVRYTTAILNEVRVMTALNACAIANEAMEDARKYAQDRAAFGKPIAQYQLIRSKFGSHWAWYEAARLLAYKAAWMIQEGLDCQYECMLAKMFATEMCQSAVDEASRIYGGNSYAMEYAQQRWFRDARFTLFGGGCHEVLLNTLGAAYLRRGGK
- a CDS encoding electron transfer flavoprotein subunit beta/FixA family protein; the encoded protein is MALKIAVLVKQVPDLEAMIEIAPDGQLRIEDRYVCAFFDEIAVEAALGVRAAVPDAELAAFSAGGRRAIDALRRAVAMGIDQVEQLGDESLEGADSLTVAEVITARLRTFGPSLVLAGKQAGDDDMAAVGPMVAGLLGIPHTSAAVSLRVDAAGGSIEVDRAVEGELLTLRAPLPALVTAEKGLAVPRVPVVMRVMKAMKAKIPNVPLAELGVAAPAPGARLRHLRYAPPPTRPPVQMMAEPFPANVDALVRRLLEAGVLA